A single Rubrivivax gelatinosus IL144 DNA region contains:
- a CDS encoding NUDIX domain-containing protein: protein MSEASERTPVDVAVGVLVAPDGRFLLTSRPEGKVYAGHWEFPGGKLEAGETVEEALRRELHEELGITIGPAEPWKIELMDYPHARVRLHFCKVYAWQGEFEMRERQQMAWQTLPVEVVPVLPGTVPVLAWFAEERGFTGATHTAA, encoded by the coding sequence ATGTCTGAGGCGAGCGAGCGCACGCCGGTCGACGTCGCGGTCGGAGTGCTGGTGGCCCCGGATGGCCGCTTCCTGCTGACCAGCCGCCCCGAAGGCAAGGTCTACGCCGGCCACTGGGAGTTCCCGGGCGGCAAGCTGGAGGCCGGCGAGACCGTCGAAGAGGCGCTGCGGCGCGAGCTGCACGAGGAACTCGGCATCACGATCGGCCCGGCCGAGCCCTGGAAGATCGAGCTGATGGACTACCCGCACGCGCGTGTGCGGCTGCACTTCTGCAAGGTCTACGCTTGGCAAGGCGAGTTCGAGATGCGCGAGCGCCAGCAGATGGCCTGGCAGACGCTGCCCGTCGAGGTGGTGCCGGTGCTGCCCGGCACGGTGCCGGTGCTCGCCTGGTTCGCCGAGGAACGGGGTTTCACCGGCGCGACGCACACGGCTGCGTAA
- the tatB gene encoding Sec-independent protein translocase protein TatB yields the protein MLDFGFDKIALIGAVALIVIGPEKLPKVARTLGHLFGKAQRYVADVKAEVNRSIELDELRKMKDQFHDAARDVSQTVQREVQAAGTAVESQWRDAADAYAGGTPADSSQALSTPVPAYRPPKKNWRLKRGATPLWYKQRHGVRTRAQSGAARVARFRPPGIGPRR from the coding sequence GTGCTCGACTTCGGTTTCGACAAGATCGCGCTGATCGGCGCGGTCGCGCTGATCGTCATCGGGCCGGAAAAGCTGCCCAAGGTGGCGCGCACGCTCGGACATCTGTTCGGCAAGGCGCAGCGTTACGTCGCCGACGTCAAGGCCGAGGTCAACCGCTCGATCGAGCTCGACGAGCTCCGCAAGATGAAAGACCAGTTCCACGACGCCGCGCGCGACGTCAGCCAGACGGTGCAGCGCGAGGTGCAGGCGGCGGGCACGGCGGTCGAGTCGCAGTGGCGCGACGCGGCCGACGCCTATGCCGGCGGCACGCCCGCGGACTCGTCGCAGGCGCTGTCGACGCCGGTGCCCGCCTACCGGCCGCCGAAGAAGAACTGGCGCCTGAAGCGCGGCGCGACGCCGCTCTGGTACAAGCAGCGCCACGGCGTGCGCACCCGCGCGCAGTCGGGCGCGGCGCGCGTCGCGCGCTTCCGTCCGCCCGGCATCGGGCCGCGTCGATGA
- a CDS encoding S1C family serine protease, with translation MLRRTWLVFSQAVTVALGGLFVVETLKPEWLPRSAPVLPGPTIVQASAPAASAPGGVHAGGYSAAARRATPAVVSIVATKMARGNPHADDPRFRFFFGDEAARQRAQTGLGSGVIVSPEGYLLTNNHVIEGADEIEVQLADGRQVRARVIGADPETDLAVLKIDLDKLPIVAFGDAPSLQVGDVVLAIGNPFNVGQTVTAGIVSALGRNQLGLSTFENFIQTDAAINPGNSGGALVDVAGNLVGINTAIFSRSGGSMGIGFAIPVDTARQVMEAIVREGRVTRGWIGVEPRDLTPEIAQSLGLRVVSGVLITGVLQDGPASRGGLKPGDVVVRIGDAEVGNTTELMSAVAALKPRSEAVIGVQRGERALDVRLVIGERPAAMRRTPR, from the coding sequence ATGTTGCGCAGAACCTGGCTCGTATTCTCGCAGGCGGTCACCGTCGCGCTGGGCGGGCTCTTCGTCGTCGAAACGCTCAAGCCCGAGTGGCTGCCGCGCAGTGCCCCGGTGCTGCCCGGGCCGACGATCGTCCAGGCCAGCGCCCCGGCCGCCTCGGCCCCGGGCGGCGTGCACGCCGGCGGCTACAGCGCCGCGGCGCGCCGGGCGACGCCGGCGGTGGTCAGCATCGTGGCGACGAAGATGGCGCGAGGCAACCCGCACGCCGACGACCCGCGTTTCCGCTTCTTCTTCGGCGACGAGGCCGCGCGCCAGCGGGCGCAGACCGGCCTGGGTTCGGGCGTCATCGTCTCGCCCGAGGGCTACCTGCTGACGAACAACCACGTCATCGAAGGCGCCGACGAGATCGAGGTCCAGCTCGCTGACGGCCGCCAGGTGCGCGCGCGCGTCATCGGCGCCGACCCCGAGACCGACCTCGCGGTGCTGAAGATCGACCTCGACAAGCTGCCGATCGTCGCCTTCGGCGACGCGCCCTCGCTGCAGGTCGGCGACGTCGTGCTGGCCATCGGCAACCCGTTCAACGTCGGCCAGACCGTCACCGCCGGCATCGTCAGCGCGCTGGGCCGCAACCAGCTCGGCCTGTCGACCTTCGAAAACTTCATCCAGACCGACGCCGCGATCAACCCCGGCAACTCCGGCGGCGCGCTGGTCGACGTCGCGGGCAACCTGGTCGGCATCAACACCGCGATCTTCTCGCGCAGCGGCGGCAGCATGGGCATCGGCTTCGCGATCCCCGTCGACACCGCGCGCCAGGTGATGGAGGCCATCGTGCGCGAGGGCCGCGTGACGCGCGGCTGGATCGGCGTCGAGCCGCGCGACCTGACGCCCGAGATCGCGCAGAGCCTGGGCCTGCGGGTGGTCAGCGGCGTGCTGATCACCGGCGTGCTGCAGGACGGCCCGGCCAGCCGCGGCGGGCTGAAGCCGGGCGACGTCGTCGTGCGCATCGGCGACGCCGAGGTGGGCAACACCACCGAGCTGATGTCGGCGGTCGCGGCGCTCAAGCCGCGCTCGGAAGCGGTGATCGGCGTGCAGCGCGGCGAACGCGCGCTCGACGTGCGCCTGGTGATCGGCGAACGTCCGGCCGCGATGCGGCGCACGCCGCGCTGA
- the slmA gene encoding nucleoid occlusion factor SlmA: MEDQSAHADPVAPAAVSEPATPAVATAAPARKRPRPGERRVQILQTLARMLEQPGAERITTAALAAKLEVSEAALYRHFASKAQMFEGLIEFIESSVFTLVNQIAEREPSGAAQAQRIVAVLLQFGEKNPGMTRVMVGDALVFEHERLAARMNQFFDRLESLLRQSLRAAADERGSTTPTVDANAIASALVAFAVGRLHRYARSGFRRSPTELLEPALQRLVA, translated from the coding sequence ATGGAAGACCAGAGCGCCCACGCCGACCCGGTGGCCCCGGCGGCGGTCTCCGAGCCGGCGACGCCGGCGGTCGCCACCGCCGCACCCGCGCGCAAACGCCCGCGTCCGGGCGAACGCCGCGTGCAGATCCTGCAGACGCTGGCGCGCATGCTCGAGCAGCCCGGTGCCGAACGCATCACGACGGCGGCGCTGGCCGCCAAGCTCGAGGTCAGCGAAGCGGCGCTGTACCGCCACTTCGCCAGCAAGGCGCAGATGTTCGAGGGGCTGATCGAGTTCATCGAGTCCAGCGTCTTCACGCTGGTCAACCAGATCGCCGAACGCGAGCCCTCGGGCGCGGCGCAGGCCCAGCGCATCGTCGCCGTGCTGCTGCAGTTCGGCGAGAAGAACCCGGGCATGACGCGGGTGATGGTCGGCGACGCGCTGGTCTTCGAGCACGAGCGCCTGGCCGCGCGCATGAACCAGTTCTTCGACCGCCTGGAGTCGCTGCTGCGCCAGAGCCTGCGCGCCGCAGCCGACGAACGCGGCTCGACGACGCCCACCGTCGACGCCAACGCGATCGCCTCGGCGCTGGTCGCGTTCGCGGTCGGCCGACTGCACCGCTACGCGCGCTCGGGCTTCCGCCGCTCGCCGACCGAGCTGCTCGAGCCGGCGCTGCAACGCCTCGTCGCCTGA
- the tatC gene encoding twin-arginine translocase subunit TatC, with product MSAPDPKDDELAGTEAPFVSHLIELRDRLIRALIAVGIAFAVLVFWPGPSGMYDLLAAPLVAHLPKGATLIATNVISPILVPLKITLMASLMLALPVVLYQVWAFVAPGLYSHEKKLVLPLVISSTVLFVVGVAFCYFIVIPGMSKFIQAFAPTTITAAPDIEQYFGFVLTLFLVFGVAFEVPVAVVVLARVGIVSIEQLRKARGYFIVGAFIVAAVVTPPDVISQLALAIPMILLYEAGIVAAQLFIKHTQAPQDAAEESKKAG from the coding sequence ATGAGCGCCCCGGACCCGAAGGACGACGAACTCGCCGGCACCGAAGCCCCGTTCGTCTCCCACCTGATCGAACTGCGCGACCGGCTGATCCGGGCGCTGATCGCCGTCGGCATCGCCTTCGCCGTGCTCGTGTTCTGGCCCGGGCCGTCGGGCATGTACGACCTGCTGGCCGCGCCGCTGGTCGCGCACCTGCCCAAGGGCGCAACGCTGATCGCCACCAACGTCATCTCGCCGATCCTGGTGCCGCTGAAGATCACGCTGATGGCGTCGCTGATGCTCGCGCTGCCGGTCGTGCTCTACCAGGTCTGGGCCTTCGTCGCGCCGGGGCTGTATTCGCACGAGAAGAAGCTGGTGCTGCCGCTGGTCATCAGCAGCACGGTGCTGTTCGTCGTCGGCGTCGCGTTCTGCTACTTCATCGTCATCCCCGGGATGTCGAAGTTCATCCAGGCCTTCGCGCCGACGACGATCACCGCCGCGCCGGACATCGAGCAGTACTTCGGCTTCGTGCTGACGCTGTTCCTGGTCTTCGGCGTCGCCTTCGAGGTGCCGGTGGCCGTCGTCGTGCTGGCGCGCGTCGGCATCGTGTCGATCGAGCAGCTGCGCAAGGCGCGCGGCTACTTCATCGTCGGCGCTTTCATCGTCGCCGCGGTCGTGACGCCGCCGGACGTGATCTCCCAGCTCGCGCTGGCGATCCCGATGATCCTGCTCTACGAGGCCGGCATCGTCGCCGCCCAGCTCTTCATCAAGCACACGCAGGCGCCGCAGGACGCCGCCGAAGAGAGCAAGAAGGCCGGCTGA
- the hisI gene encoding phosphoribosyl-AMP cyclohydrolase → MDWLDSVKWGGDGLVPAIAQEATTGDVLMVAWMNREALAETARRGEAVYWSRSRKRLWHKGEESGHVQTVHELRLDCDADVILMKVTQTGHEPGIACHTGRHSCFFRRYENGAWQTVEPVLKDPESIYK, encoded by the coding sequence ATGGACTGGCTCGACAGCGTGAAGTGGGGCGGCGACGGCCTGGTGCCGGCGATCGCCCAGGAAGCGACCACCGGCGACGTGCTGATGGTCGCGTGGATGAACCGCGAGGCCCTGGCCGAGACCGCGCGCCGCGGCGAGGCGGTCTACTGGAGCCGCTCGCGAAAGCGCCTGTGGCACAAGGGCGAGGAATCGGGCCACGTGCAGACCGTGCACGAGCTGCGCCTGGACTGCGATGCCGACGTGATCCTGATGAAAGTCACGCAAACCGGGCACGAACCGGGCATCGCCTGCCACACCGGTCGGCACAGCTGCTTCTTCCGGCGTTACGAGAACGGGGCCTGGCAGACGGTGGAGCCGGTGCTGAAGGACCCCGAGAGCATCTACAAATGA
- a CDS encoding DUF4870 family protein, whose amino-acid sequence MDEVVANAEREASLKTLGHISYLLHAIVAVGAVVPGIQASVGLLLIAFIIDLVKRGDALGSWQESHFRWRIRSVIFAGLAYLLTAPLWVLVLPGWVAWTLISIWFLYRIFRGWSALISNQALPA is encoded by the coding sequence ATGGACGAGGTGGTGGCCAACGCCGAGCGCGAGGCGTCGCTGAAGACGCTGGGGCATATCAGCTACCTGCTGCACGCGATCGTCGCGGTCGGCGCGGTGGTGCCGGGCATCCAGGCCAGCGTCGGGCTGCTGCTCATCGCGTTCATCATCGACCTCGTCAAACGCGGCGACGCGCTGGGCTCCTGGCAGGAGTCGCATTTCCGCTGGCGCATCCGCAGCGTGATCTTCGCCGGGCTGGCCTACCTGCTGACCGCGCCGCTCTGGGTGCTGGTGCTGCCGGGCTGGGTCGCCTGGACGCTGATCTCGATCTGGTTCCTCTACCGCATCTTCCGCGGCTGGAGCGCGCTCATTTCCAACCAGGCCCTTCCGGCATGA
- a CDS encoding Nif3-like dinuclear metal center hexameric protein: MEEKEAAPVAELKEIDAFLKGLLKPEAFRDYGPNGLQVEGRPEVRRIVSGVSASREFIDAGIAAGADLLFVHHGLFWRGQDGRLTGWLGERVRRLMKHDLSLVAYHLPLDAHAEFGNNAQLGLRLGLVADARFGEQDIGFIGPAAGIADAAALAARVEQALARTPLLLPGDGRPLQRIAWCTGGGQGYFEAAIAAGADAFLTGEVSEPQAHLAHETGVAFLACGHHATERYGAPAAAAAVAAHFGLEHRFIEIVNPV; this comes from the coding sequence ATGGAAGAGAAGGAGGCGGCGCCGGTGGCCGAGCTGAAAGAGATCGACGCCTTTCTCAAGGGGCTGCTGAAGCCCGAGGCGTTCCGGGATTATGGGCCGAACGGCCTGCAGGTCGAGGGCCGCCCCGAGGTGCGCCGCATCGTCTCGGGCGTCAGCGCCAGCCGCGAGTTCATCGACGCCGGCATCGCCGCCGGCGCCGACCTGCTGTTCGTGCACCACGGCCTGTTCTGGCGCGGCCAGGACGGGCGCCTGACCGGCTGGCTGGGCGAGCGAGTGCGCCGGCTGATGAAGCACGACCTCAGCCTCGTCGCCTACCACCTGCCGCTGGACGCGCATGCCGAGTTCGGCAACAACGCCCAGCTGGGCTTGCGCCTCGGCCTCGTGGCCGACGCACGTTTCGGCGAGCAGGACATCGGCTTCATCGGCCCGGCAGCCGGCATCGCCGACGCCGCGGCGCTGGCGGCACGCGTCGAGCAGGCGCTGGCGCGCACGCCGCTGCTGCTGCCCGGCGACGGCCGGCCGCTGCAGCGCATCGCCTGGTGCACCGGCGGCGGCCAGGGCTACTTCGAGGCCGCGATCGCCGCCGGCGCCGACGCCTTCCTGACCGGCGAGGTCTCCGAGCCGCAGGCGCACCTGGCGCACGAGACCGGCGTCGCCTTCCTGGCCTGCGGCCACCACGCGACCGAACGCTACGGCGCGCCCGCGGCGGCGGCGGCGGTGGCGGCGCATTTCGGCCTGGAGCACCGCTTCATCGAGATCGTCAACCCGGTATGA
- a CDS encoding ATP-binding protein, which translates to MIPTSSVEALLARAESLLARLESVLPHPPAAPDWAASPAFRYRRRGNAGVLEPVRHVATIRLADLKEIDGQKERLVRNTEQFVAGRGANNVLLTGARGTGKSSLIKSCLNEYAPRGLRLIEVDKADLVDLPDIVDLVADRPERFVVFCDDLSFDEGEPGYKALKSMLDGSVAQTADNVLIYATSNRRHLLPEYMCENLSYTHTDDGEVHPGEVVEEKISLSERFGLWISFYPFSQGEYLAIVAQWLRAFGVGEDAIAAARQESLVWALERGSRSGRVAQQFARDYAGRLADV; encoded by the coding sequence ATGATCCCGACGTCTTCCGTGGAGGCGCTGCTCGCACGCGCCGAATCGCTGCTCGCGCGGCTGGAGTCGGTGCTGCCGCACCCGCCGGCCGCGCCCGACTGGGCCGCCTCGCCCGCCTTCCGCTACCGCCGCCGCGGCAACGCCGGCGTTCTCGAACCCGTGCGCCACGTCGCGACGATCCGCCTCGCCGACCTCAAGGAGATCGACGGCCAGAAGGAACGCCTGGTGCGCAACACCGAGCAGTTCGTCGCCGGCCGCGGCGCCAACAACGTGCTGCTGACCGGCGCGCGCGGCACGGGGAAAAGCTCGCTGATCAAGTCCTGCCTGAACGAATACGCGCCGCGCGGGCTGCGGCTGATCGAGGTCGACAAGGCCGACCTCGTCGACCTGCCCGACATCGTCGACCTGGTCGCCGACCGGCCCGAGCGTTTCGTCGTCTTCTGCGACGACCTCAGCTTCGACGAGGGCGAGCCCGGCTACAAGGCGCTGAAGAGCATGCTCGACGGCTCGGTGGCGCAGACCGCCGACAACGTGCTGATCTACGCCACCAGCAACCGGCGCCACCTGCTGCCGGAGTACATGTGCGAGAACCTCAGCTACACCCACACCGACGACGGCGAGGTGCACCCGGGCGAGGTCGTCGAGGAGAAGATCTCGCTGTCCGAACGTTTCGGGCTGTGGATCAGCTTCTACCCCTTCAGCCAGGGCGAGTACCTGGCGATCGTCGCGCAGTGGCTGCGTGCGTTCGGCGTCGGCGAGGATGCCATCGCCGCGGCGCGCCAGGAGTCGCTGGTCTGGGCCCTGGAGCGCGGTTCGCGTTCGGGCCGTGTCGCGCAGCAGTTCGCTCGCGACTACGCCGGGAGGCTGGCCGATGTCTGA
- a CDS encoding histidine triad nucleotide-binding protein translates to MKHDPNCLFCKIAAGQIPAKKVYEDEELLVFHDINPWAPVHVLVIPKQHVATLADTGPEHEALLGRMLALAPRLMRDLGVTNGFRVVVNNGPDGGQEVYHLHMHVMGGPRPWAKG, encoded by the coding sequence ATGAAGCACGACCCGAACTGCCTCTTCTGCAAGATCGCCGCCGGCCAGATTCCGGCGAAGAAGGTCTACGAAGACGAGGAACTGCTCGTCTTCCACGACATTAACCCCTGGGCGCCGGTGCACGTGCTGGTGATCCCGAAGCAGCACGTCGCGACGCTGGCCGACACCGGCCCGGAGCACGAGGCGCTGCTGGGCCGCATGCTGGCGCTGGCGCCCAGGCTGATGCGCGACCTGGGCGTGACGAACGGCTTCCGGGTCGTCGTCAACAACGGGCCCGACGGCGGGCAGGAGGTCTATCACCTGCACATGCACGTGATGGGCGGCCCGCGTCCCTGGGCCAAGGGCTGA
- the pdeM gene encoding ligase-associated DNA damage response endonuclease PdeM has product MVQIEVAGQALVLLPERAAFLPAENALLVADAHLGKAQSFRSLGVPVPAGTTSQTLEALDAALARTGAGQVIFLGDLIHSSRSRTPGTAQAVARWRARHPGLALTLVRGNHDRHAGDPPPDWGIECVDGPLRFGALALAHEPEPIAGAYVIGGHLHPAASLGGPAHDRLRLPCFHFGPEVGVLPAFGAFTGCASVERRPGDRTWVVVDDSLRPLHSVP; this is encoded by the coding sequence GTGGTCCAGATCGAGGTCGCCGGGCAGGCGCTCGTCCTGCTGCCCGAACGTGCCGCCTTCCTGCCGGCCGAGAACGCGCTGCTCGTCGCCGACGCCCACCTGGGCAAGGCGCAGAGCTTTCGCAGCCTGGGCGTGCCGGTGCCCGCGGGCACCACGAGCCAGACGCTGGAGGCGCTGGACGCCGCGCTGGCGCGCACCGGCGCCGGCCAGGTGATCTTCCTCGGCGACCTGATCCACTCCTCGCGTTCGCGCACCCCGGGCACGGCCCAGGCCGTGGCGCGCTGGCGCGCACGCCACCCCGGCCTGGCGCTGACCCTGGTGCGCGGCAACCACGACCGCCACGCCGGCGACCCGCCGCCGGACTGGGGCATCGAGTGCGTCGACGGCCCGCTGCGTTTCGGCGCGCTGGCGCTGGCGCACGAGCCCGAGCCGATCGCGGGCGCCTACGTCATCGGCGGCCACCTGCACCCGGCGGCTTCGCTCGGCGGCCCGGCGCACGACCGGCTGCGGCTGCCGTGTTTCCACTTCGGTCCCGAGGTCGGGGTGCTGCCGGCTTTCGGCGCGTTCACCGGCTGCGCCAGCGTCGAGCGCCGTCCGGGCGACCGCACCTGGGTCGTCGTCGACGATTCGCTGCGCCCCCTACACTCGGTTCCATGA
- a CDS encoding phosphoribosyl-ATP diphosphatase produces the protein MPVAGDDTLARLADVIDSRHGGDPDKSYVARLFHKGTDAILKKVGEEATEVVMAAKDGVPERLVGEVADLWFHSLVALSHFGLRPEQVLAELRRREGLSGLEEFALRKLRQRENSEGG, from the coding sequence ATGCCGGTCGCCGGCGACGACACGCTGGCGCGGCTGGCCGACGTCATCGACTCGCGCCACGGCGGCGACCCGGACAAGAGCTACGTCGCGCGCCTGTTCCACAAGGGCACCGACGCGATCCTGAAGAAGGTCGGCGAGGAAGCCACCGAGGTCGTCATGGCGGCCAAGGACGGCGTGCCCGAGCGCCTGGTCGGCGAAGTCGCCGACCTGTGGTTCCACAGCCTGGTCGCGCTGTCGCACTTCGGGCTGCGGCCCGAGCAGGTGCTGGCGGAACTGCGGCGCCGCGAAGGACTCTCCGGATTGGAGGAGTTCGCGCTGCGCAAGCTGCGCCAGCGCGAGAACTCCGAAGGAGGATGA
- the tatA gene encoding Sec-independent protein translocase subunit TatA yields MGSISIWHWLIVLLVVVLIFGTKKLKNIGGDLGEAVKSFKDGVKGAGDVADEKQAPPQQVTAQRNDANTVDVEAKTKH; encoded by the coding sequence ATGGGTTCCATCAGCATCTGGCACTGGCTCATCGTGCTGCTGGTCGTGGTGTTGATCTTCGGCACGAAGAAGCTGAAGAACATCGGCGGCGACCTCGGTGAAGCGGTGAAGAGCTTCAAGGACGGCGTCAAGGGCGCCGGCGACGTGGCCGACGAGAAGCAGGCCCCGCCGCAGCAGGTGACCGCGCAGCGCAACGACGCCAACACCGTGGACGTCGAAGCCAAGACCAAGCACTGA
- the pdxA gene encoding 4-hydroxythreonine-4-phosphate dehydrogenase PdxA → MSAPLLITMGDAAGVGPEIIAAAFRQGEAEGCVVVGDPAVLRRAGAGIVAVIDSPADLAAVPPGCVPVLVPPGLPEGLAALPWGRIDARAGAAAAACIEEAVRRVRAGEGGAVVTAPIHKEALAAAGVHFPGHTEMLQALAADGGEPPPVRMMLANDELRVVLVTIHVALRQAIEQVSYDAVLQTLRIAHAAAAAWGQARPRIAVAGLNPHAGEGGLFGREEIEIIAPAIEAARVEGVDASGPFPPDTVFMRARRGAFDLVVAMTHDHGLIPVKYLGVEQGVNVTLGLPFVRTSPDHGTAFDIAGQGRADPSSLVAAIRWARAALAARA, encoded by the coding sequence ATGAGCGCGCCGCTGCTGATCACGATGGGCGACGCCGCCGGCGTCGGCCCGGAGATCATCGCCGCCGCCTTCCGCCAGGGCGAGGCCGAAGGCTGCGTCGTCGTCGGCGACCCGGCGGTGCTGCGCCGCGCCGGTGCCGGCATCGTCGCGGTGATCGACTCGCCGGCCGACCTGGCCGCGGTGCCGCCCGGTTGCGTGCCGGTGCTGGTGCCACCCGGCCTGCCCGAGGGCCTGGCGGCGCTGCCCTGGGGGCGCATCGACGCGCGTGCCGGCGCCGCGGCCGCGGCCTGCATCGAGGAAGCCGTGCGCCGCGTGCGCGCCGGCGAGGGCGGGGCGGTCGTCACCGCGCCGATCCACAAGGAGGCGCTGGCGGCCGCCGGCGTGCATTTCCCCGGCCACACCGAGATGCTGCAGGCGCTGGCCGCCGACGGCGGCGAGCCGCCGCCGGTGCGCATGATGCTGGCCAACGACGAGCTGCGCGTCGTGCTGGTGACGATCCACGTCGCGCTGCGCCAGGCGATCGAGCAGGTGAGCTACGACGCCGTGCTGCAGACGCTGCGCATCGCCCACGCCGCGGCGGCCGCCTGGGGCCAGGCGCGGCCGCGCATCGCGGTGGCCGGGCTGAACCCGCACGCCGGCGAAGGCGGGCTCTTCGGCCGCGAGGAGATCGAGATCATCGCCCCGGCCATCGAGGCGGCGCGCGTCGAAGGCGTGGACGCCAGCGGCCCGTTCCCGCCGGACACGGTGTTCATGCGCGCCCGCCGCGGTGCCTTCGACCTCGTCGTCGCGATGACGCACGACCACGGCCTGATCCCGGTGAAGTACCTGGGTGTGGAGCAGGGCGTCAACGTCACGCTGGGCCTGCCTTTCGTGCGCACCAGCCCCGACCACGGCACCGCGTTCGACATCGCGGGGCAGGGCCGGGCCGATCCTTCCAGCCTGGTGGCGGCGATCCGCTGGGCGCGCGCCGCGCTGGCCGCGCGGGCCTGA